In Chaetodon trifascialis isolate fChaTrf1 chromosome 2, fChaTrf1.hap1, whole genome shotgun sequence, one DNA window encodes the following:
- the gcdha gene encoding glutaryl-CoA dehydrogenase a, translating to MALRGAVTRLLSNSQKCAAVSLSRAQGTAATSPKDAEEVKKPAKSPKVPFNWRDALDLEGQLTEEETMIRDSFRDYCQEKLMPRILMANRHEHFHREIVSEMGELGVLGPTIKGYGCAGTSYVAYGLIAREVERVDSGYRSVMSVQSSLVMHPINAYGTDAQKEKYLPRLARGEILGCFGLTEPNHGSDPSSMETKAKYNPSSGTFTVSGAKTWITNSPVADIAVVWAKCEDGRVRGFILERGMKGFATPKIEGKFSLRASATGMILMDEVEVPQENLLPNVSGLAGPFGCLNNARYGIAWGALGAAEFCFHAARQYTLDRIQFGVPLARNQLMQKKMADMLTEITLGLQSCLTLGRLIDEKKSAPEMISLLKRNSCGKALDIARQARDMLGGNGIADEYHIIRHVMNLEAVNTYEGTHDIHALILGRAITGLQSFTVDK from the exons ATGGCTCTCAGAGGTGCTGTCACCCGGCTGCTCTCAAACAGCcagaaatgtgctgctgtcagtttgtcCAGAGCCCAGGGCACGGCTGCTACCTCTCCAAAAG ATGCTGAAGAAGTCAAAAAGCCGGCAAAGTCAC CCAAGGTGCCATTCAACTGGCGGGACGCCCTGGATCTCGAGGGtcagctgacagaggaggagaccaTGATCCGGGACTCGTTCCGTGACTACTGCCAGGAGAAACTCATGCCCCGCATCCTCATGGCCAACAGACACGAAC ACTTCCACCGTGAGATTGTCTCAGAGATGGGAGAGTTAGGCGTCTTGGGCCCAACTATTAAAG gGTACGGCTGTGCAGGCACTAGTTATGTGGCGTACGGCTTGATTGCCAGAGAGGTTGAGAGAGTGGACAGCGGGTACCGGTCAGTCATGAGTGTCCAGTCTTCCCTGGTCATGCACCCGATCAACGCTTATGGCACAGACGCCCAGAAGGAGAAATACCTGCCCCGGCTCG CTCGCGGAGAAATCCTGGGCTGCTTCGGTTTGACAGAGCCCAACCACGGCAGCGATCCCAGCAGTATGGAGACCAAGGCCAAATACAACCCGTCCAGTGGCACCTTCACCGTCAGTGGAGCCAAGACCTG GATCACAAATTCCCCAGTGGCAGATATCGCGGTGGTGTGGGCCAAGTGTGAGGATGGCAGGGTGCGGGGTTTCATCTTGGAGCGTGGAATGAAGGGTTTTGCCACCCCCAAGATCGAGGGCAAGTTCTCGCTAAGGGCATCCGCCACTGGCATGATCTTGATGGACGAAGTGGAAGTTCCCCAGGAAAACCTACTGCCCAACGTCTCTGGTCTGGCT GGTCCCTTTGGCTGTCTGAACAACGCCCGGTATGGCATTGCATGGGGAGCTCTGGGAGCTGCTGAATTCTGCTTCCATGCTGCACGTCAGTACACTCTGGACAG AATCCAGTTCGGGGTGCCACTGGCCAGGAACCAGCTGATGCAGAAGAAAATGGCTGACATGCTGACTGAGATCACCCTCGGGCTGCAGTCATGTCTGACCCTGGGAAGACTTATTGATGAGAAGAA ATCAGCACCAGAGATGATCTCCCTGCTGAAGAGGAACAGCTGTGGCAAGGCTTTGGATATTGCCAGACAGGCCAGAGACATGCTGGGAGGAAATGGCATCGCAGACGAGTACCACATTATCCGCCACGTCATGAACCTGGAGGCCGTCAACACATACGAGG GAACTCATGACATTCATGCCTTGATCCTGGGCAGAGCCATCACTGGACTGCAGTCTTTCACTGTTGACAAGTAA